The DNA region TCCTCGCGTACCGCCTCGGCGATGCCAACGTGACCACGGTCGAAGTGGACGCCCGGGTGACCGCCGCCGCCCGGACCGCGCTCGGTCGGGCCGGGCTCCGTCCCGAGGTGGTCTGCGCCGACGGCGGCGCCGGATGGCCGGCCGGTCAGCCCTTCGACCGGATCATCTGTACCTGTGCCGTGAACCGTGTCCCGGGGGCGTGGCTCGATCAGGTGCGGCCCGGCGGGGTCATCCTCACGCCGTGGGAGAACCCGTGGATCGGCTGGGGCATGCTCCGCCTGACGGTGCGCGACGGGCTCGCCGAGGGCCGGTTCATGCCGTACGGCTCGTTCATGCTGATGCGCGGTCACCGGTCCGACCTGCGGATCTTCCGGGACGTGGTGCGCGATGACCACGTCCCGGACGAGTCGGCGACCGATCTGGACCCGTGGGCGGTCGCCGGCCAGGACCTCGATGCCCAGTTCGCCGTCGGCTCCCGGCTCGGGGATGTCTGGCACGCCCGCCAGCATGACCCGGACGTCGACGGGGTGGCGGTTCGGCTGTGGCTCGCCACCACCGACGCGTCGTCCTGGGCGGCCGTGGACTGGGACGGCGCCGAGGACGTCGAGCGCTTCACCGTGTGGCAGTACGGTCCGCGGCGATTGTGGGACGAGACCGAGGCCGCCTACCGCTGGTGGCTCGACCAGGGGCGTCCCGGTCCAGATCGGTTCAGCCTCACGGCGACCCGGGACGGACAGAGCGTCTGGCTCGACACGCCTGCCAACCTCGTCCGGGACGGGGATGGTTCTCCCGCAGCGCCGCAGAGCAGAGTTCGGGGGCCTCGATAGCTGCGGCCACGCATACCCTCCCGCGACCGGGGAGGAGGGGCGGCGAGCCGCTTCGTCGACCGGCCCCGGCCCCGGCCCCGGCCCCGGCGCCGCGGGGCGCCGGGGCCGGTGGCTTGCGGGGCGCCCCTCCGGTCGGGCCCCGCACCTCCACCGGTGCGGGGCCGTCGTCGTCCCGGAGGGGCGGGTGGTGGTTGTGACCGGGGAATCCGCGGTGGTCGGGTCGTCACCGGTACTGTGGGCGGGCGGTGGTGGGTGAAGGGGAGCGATGGGCATGGACGAGCGGGACGAGTTCGGCGAGGAGGAGGGGCAGCCGACCGATCCCGAGGCGGAGCGGCTCGGCAAGCGGGTCGAGTTCCTGTTCGCGTACGTGCAGCCGCTCGGGCGGCGCTACACCCTCCAGGAAGTGGTGGACGGGATCCGCGAGGCGGCCCGGCACGGTGACCCGAAGATCTCGGTCGGGCGGCTGTGGACGCTGGTCAAGGGGCGGGCCGGCAACCCCACCGTGGGCACCCTCCGTGCGCTGGGCGACTTCTTCGGCGTGCCGCAGGCGTACTTCATCGACGACGAGGTGGCGGACCGGGTGGCGGCGCAGCTGGAGCTGATCGCGGCGATGCGGGCCAACGACGTCCGCTCGGTGGCGCTCCGGGCGGCCGCGGTGGCCACCATGTCGACCCACGGGGTCGACGCCGTACGGTCGTTGGTGGAGCGCAGCGGGCTGCTGGAGGCGGAGGCGGCGGCTGGTGGATCGCATGCGGAAAAGCCGGACACCGGGCCGGGTCCGCTCGTCTAGACTCCGCTCGGGGACGTCGCCCGCGGGTGCTGCGGGCGGGTGTGCGGGGGGACGCGGGGGCGCGGATGGAGCAACGGGAGTGGCGCGGGTTCAAGGCGCGCTGTGACGCCCTGATCGGGCAGTTGGACGTCCCGGCGCGGTACACGGTCGAGAGCCTGGCCGACGCCGTGGCCCGGTGGCGTGGCCGGCCGCTGCGGCTGATCCCGCTGCCGAGGGCGGACGCGCGCGGGTCGGGGATCTGCGGGGCGTGGATCGCCCTCGGCGAATCCGACCACGTCTACTACTCGGCGGTCACCAGCCCGGTGCACCAGGCCCACATCGTGCTGCACGAGCTGGCGCACATCCTGCTGGACCACCGGCAGGGCGGTGAGCCGGACCACGAGGGACTGCGGCGGCTCTTCCCCGACCTGGACCCGGCGATGGCGGCCCGGCTGCTGGCCCGGGACCGCACCCGGACGACCACCGGCCAGGAGCGGGAGGCCGAGCTGCTGGCCTCCCTGATGTGGCAGCACTTCGACAGCGTCCCGGCGGCCCGCCCGGGCGCCTCGCGCGAGTCGGCCGACACGCTGTCCCTGGTGATCTGCACGTTCGCCGACGCCTACGAGTGGAGGGGGCCGGTTGAGGCCGTTTGACCTGGTGGCTCTGCCGTTGTGGCTGCTGGCCCTGTACGGCCTCCGCAACTGGAGTTCCCGGCCCCGGCGCAACCGGGTGCTGTCGGCGATGTGGGCCTGTTGGGCGCTGTCGGCGACGCTGGGGGCACCGGTGGTGCGGCGGGCGGTCGACGCCGTGCTCGGCATCGACAGCGGCACCAACCTGCTGGTGCACGTGATGGGGCTGGGCGGGACGGCGGCCATGCTGGAGTTCGTGCGGGAGATGACGGGGAGGGCGCCGGAGCGGGTGTCCCGGTTGAACCTGGCCGGGCTGGCGACCGCCTCGGTCGCCCTGGCGGCCTCGTTCGCGGTGATGCCGAGGCCGGACGGCGAGGTCGATCTGCTGACGTACAGTCGGCACTCGACGGCCGGCTTCCTGTACTGGATGGTGCTGACCGGTGGCATGGCGATCGGCCTGGCGGCGGCCGCGCGGCTCTGCTGGGTGCCCGGGGAGCACATCGGGCCCGGTTCGGCGCGGACCTCGCTCTGGCTGCTGCGCGTCTCCACGGTGCTCGCCACGGCCTACCTGGTGCACCGGTTGGCCTGTGTGACGGCGAGCCGGTTCGACCGGCCGTGGCTGGCCCCGGCGGCCGTGGCGGGCACGACACAGATCCTGCTGGCGCTCACCGTGGTGCTGTTCGGGCTCGCGGTGGTCTGGCCGTCCCTGGCCGAGTACCAGCAGAAGCGCGCCACCGCGCGGCAGGCCGACCGGATCGCGCCGCTCTGGCGGCTGTTGCAGACGGCGACGCCCGAGGTGGCCCTGCCGCTGCCGGAGGAGCTGCGGCGCAACAACCCCCGCCTGCGGCTGTACCGCTACGTGATCGAGATCCGGGACAGCGCGCTCGCGCTGGAGGGGCACGTCGGAGCGGCGCATCCGGCGGCCGCGTCGGCGGGGCTGGAGGCGGCCGGGCTCACCGGTGACCGGCTGGCCGCGGCGATCGAGGCCGTCCTGCTGCGCCATGCGGTGTCGTGCGAACTCGCCGGGAGGCACGGGCGGTTCGGAAGCCGCCCGGAGGGCCGGGAGGACTTGGACCTGGATGCCGAGATCCGCTGGTTCGAGCGGGTGGCGGCGGTGGTGGAGCTCCCCGCGGTGGTGGCCGTCGCCCGGAGCCTGGACGCCGTGCCCGGCGCGCCGGTGAGCGGCGCGCCGGGCGACGGCGGTGTGCGGGGCGGTGGTGTGCAGGGGCGGGGTGACGGCGTCAGCGGGGCTGGCCCCAGTCGAGCTTGACGAGGGAGC from Kitasatospora sp. NBC_00458 includes:
- a CDS encoding MAB_1171c family putative transporter, whose protein sequence is MRPFDLVALPLWLLALYGLRNWSSRPRRNRVLSAMWACWALSATLGAPVVRRAVDAVLGIDSGTNLLVHVMGLGGTAAMLEFVREMTGRAPERVSRLNLAGLATASVALAASFAVMPRPDGEVDLLTYSRHSTAGFLYWMVLTGGMAIGLAAAARLCWVPGEHIGPGSARTSLWLLRVSTVLATAYLVHRLACVTASRFDRPWLAPAAVAGTTQILLALTVVLFGLAVVWPSLAEYQQKRATARQADRIAPLWRLLQTATPEVALPLPEELRRNNPRLRLYRYVIEIRDSALALEGHVGAAHPAAASAGLEAAGLTGDRLAAAIEAVLLRHAVSCELAGRHGRFGSRPEGREDLDLDAEIRWFERVAAVVELPAVVAVARSLDAVPGAPVSGAPGDGGVRGGGVQGRGDGVSGAGPSRA
- a CDS encoding methyltransferase domain-containing protein, whose amino-acid sequence is MTLARHEEQAALRGLLRSVTDDLGGEIRDEWVKALTAVPRHLFIPNRIWVGENNEPLDRANDPTGWLSAAYANAPVVTQVNDGTDSEDGEVWPSSSASMPSVVVRMLEDLAVREGMKVLEVGSGTGWNAGLLAYRLGDANVTTVEVDARVTAAARTALGRAGLRPEVVCADGGAGWPAGQPFDRIICTCAVNRVPGAWLDQVRPGGVILTPWENPWIGWGMLRLTVRDGLAEGRFMPYGSFMLMRGHRSDLRIFRDVVRDDHVPDESATDLDPWAVAGQDLDAQFAVGSRLGDVWHARQHDPDVDGVAVRLWLATTDASSWAAVDWDGAEDVERFTVWQYGPRRLWDETEAAYRWWLDQGRPGPDRFSLTATRDGQSVWLDTPANLVRDGDGSPAAPQSRVRGPR